From a region of the Paenibacillus segetis genome:
- a CDS encoding UbiD family decarboxylase: MYRNLEDCLIDLEKHGHLVRIREEVDPYLEMAAIHMKVYEAGGPALLFENVKGSKFRVASNIFGTIERSKFIFRNTWQSVQNVMALRDDPMKAVKHPFKNISNGLAAFKALPLKKFGNMPVTAQEIQISDLPLIHHWPMDGGAFVTLPQVYSEDPEKPGIMNSNLGMYRMQLSGNEYELNKEIGLHYQIHRGIGVHQDKANKRGEPLKVSCFVGGHPAHTLAAIMPLPEGLSEMTVAGLLAGRNFRYNYVDGFCISSDADFVITGEIHPGDTKPEGPFGDHLGYYSLTHPFPVMKVHKVYAKPNAIWPFTVVGRPPQEDTSFGELIHELTGDAIKGEIPGVKEVHAVDAAGVHPLLFAIGSERYTPYQKVKQPAELLTLANRILGTGQLSLAKYLFITAEEDQPIDSHHEINFLTYILERLDLHRDIHFYTNTTIDTLDYSGTGINSGSKVVFAAYGDKKRELCTEVPDSLKDIRGFENAKLVMPGVVVIQAPKFTTYAEEAQEIEGLSKAIHDKGPLPSCPMIVLCDDSSFMSATIHNFLWATFTRSNPSHDIYGVNSHYENKHWACDNVIIDARTKPHQAPPLIPDPTVEKNIERLFIKGASLGGII; this comes from the coding sequence ATGTATCGCAATTTAGAAGATTGTCTCATCGATTTAGAGAAGCATGGTCATTTAGTTCGTATTCGTGAAGAAGTGGATCCATATCTTGAAATGGCTGCTATTCATATGAAAGTGTACGAAGCTGGTGGGCCTGCGTTGTTATTTGAAAATGTAAAAGGTTCAAAATTTCGCGTGGCATCGAATATTTTTGGAACAATTGAGCGGAGTAAGTTTATCTTTCGGAATACTTGGCAGTCCGTGCAGAACGTCATGGCGCTGCGTGATGACCCTATGAAAGCTGTAAAGCATCCCTTTAAGAATATCAGCAATGGGTTAGCCGCATTCAAAGCACTTCCCTTGAAGAAATTTGGAAACATGCCGGTTACCGCTCAGGAGATTCAAATTTCGGATCTTCCTTTGATACATCACTGGCCGATGGATGGTGGTGCCTTCGTCACATTGCCTCAGGTATATAGCGAAGATCCAGAAAAACCGGGAATTATGAATTCCAATCTAGGCATGTATCGTATGCAATTAAGTGGTAATGAATATGAGCTCAACAAAGAGATTGGATTACATTATCAGATTCACCGTGGTATCGGAGTTCATCAGGATAAGGCGAATAAACGGGGAGAACCTTTAAAGGTAAGCTGTTTTGTAGGTGGCCATCCCGCACATACTCTGGCTGCTATCATGCCGTTACCAGAGGGACTCAGTGAAATGACGGTTGCCGGATTGCTTGCTGGGCGTAATTTCCGCTATAACTACGTTGATGGTTTCTGTATCAGTAGTGATGCCGATTTTGTTATAACAGGAGAAATCCATCCTGGGGATACGAAACCAGAAGGGCCTTTTGGTGATCATCTAGGCTATTACAGTCTCACGCATCCTTTCCCGGTCATGAAAGTGCATAAAGTGTATGCCAAACCCAATGCAATATGGCCTTTTACAGTTGTTGGCCGACCGCCGCAAGAGGATACTTCATTTGGTGAACTTATTCATGAATTGACGGGAGATGCCATCAAGGGAGAAATTCCCGGCGTAAAAGAAGTCCATGCCGTCGATGCTGCAGGTGTACATCCACTACTATTTGCCATTGGTAGTGAACGGTATACGCCGTATCAGAAAGTCAAACAACCTGCCGAACTTCTTACTTTAGCTAATCGGATATTAGGAACCGGACAATTAAGCTTAGCAAAGTATTTATTTATAACGGCAGAAGAGGATCAACCAATTGATTCACATCATGAAATAAATTTCTTAACGTATATCTTGGAACGTTTAGATTTGCATCGAGATATTCATTTTTATACGAATACGACAATTGATACGCTTGATTATTCGGGTACAGGGATCAATAGTGGGAGCAAAGTTGTTTTCGCTGCGTATGGAGACAAGAAGAGAGAATTATGTACAGAAGTACCTGACAGTTTGAAAGATATTCGTGGCTTTGAGAACGCCAAATTAGTCATGCCAGGCGTTGTAGTCATTCAAGCGCCTAAATTCACTACTTATGCTGAGGAAGCACAGGAAATAGAAGGCCTCAGTAAAGCGATTCATGACAAAGGACCGCTTCCATCATGTCCGATGATCGTTCTTTGTGACGACAGCTCATTTATGAGTGCGACTATTCATAATTTTCTTTGGGCTACATTTACACGAAGCAACCCTTCCCATGATATATATGGTGTGAACAGCCACTATGAGAATAAGCATTGGGCTTGCGATAATGTGATTATTGATGCCCGTACCAAACCTCATCAAGCAC
- a CDS encoding TetR/AcrR family transcriptional regulator — translation MNKRQLQSLQTKKRVADSARALFVQKGFAATSIEDIVSATGSSKGNIYYHFKSKEGLFLYLIDEWERDWNEKWKEKESQFKTVKEKLYGFAEHMVLEDLNHPLTKAANEFFNKEDKEHDIEERIHKLMDSHIEFNQQLIQEGLNRGEFASSKDIHGLALIFEGLFIGLSQVSSKASMPEALELYKQAIDVFLYGISANKADQ, via the coding sequence ATGAATAAGCGACAATTACAAAGCTTGCAGACTAAGAAACGGGTGGCTGATTCTGCACGTGCTCTGTTTGTTCAAAAGGGGTTTGCTGCAACCTCGATTGAAGATATCGTGTCCGCAACTGGCAGTAGTAAGGGCAATATTTATTATCATTTTAAGAGTAAAGAGGGGCTGTTCCTCTATCTGATCGATGAGTGGGAGCGGGACTGGAACGAGAAATGGAAAGAGAAGGAATCTCAGTTCAAGACCGTCAAAGAGAAGCTCTACGGCTTCGCTGAACATATGGTACTCGAGGATCTTAATCATCCGCTTACCAAAGCTGCAAATGAGTTCTTCAATAAAGAAGATAAAGAGCATGATATTGAGGAACGGATTCATAAATTAATGGATTCCCACATCGAGTTTAATCAACAATTGATTCAAGAAGGGCTTAATCGTGGAGAATTCGCGAGCAGCAAAGATATACATGGACTTGCGTTAATTTTTGAAGGTTTGTTCATCGGGCTTAGCCAGGTATCATCCAAAGCAAGTATGCCGGAGGCACTTGAATTGTACAAGCAAGCAATTGATGTGTTCCTTTATGGGATTTCTGCAAACAAAGCCGATCAATGA
- a CDS encoding MFS transporter, whose protein sequence is MHLLTRNKGALLLLMLNIFLVFTGIGLVIPIMPKYMTELHINGSIVGLLVAAFSLTQLLFSPLAGRLSDSLGRKKIIVSGMVIFAVSELLFGLASTPVLLFAARMLGGVGAALIMPSVMAYVADISSTEERGTGMGLINAAITTGFIIGPGIGGFLAEYGLRVPFYAAGAAGAIAALITTIILPESTTSEQRVAMKANAEKSQSLVSQLVYSFKAPYFFSLVIVFVMAFGLANYETVFGLFVDHKFGFTPQDIAVIITFGSISGAVVQLTIFGWILNRFGEKKVISVCLFLSGLFVLLTLFVNTYWMIMAVTFILFLSIDILRPAISTQMSKMAEKQQGFVAGLNSAYTSLGNIIGPIVAGLLFDVNINFPYVAAAIVLFLCFGLSLISRKRSLSVQHS, encoded by the coding sequence ATGCATTTGTTAACACGTAACAAGGGAGCCTTATTGCTATTAATGCTCAATATTTTTCTTGTCTTTACTGGTATTGGTCTTGTTATCCCGATCATGCCTAAGTATATGACCGAACTGCACATAAATGGCAGTATTGTAGGACTATTGGTTGCTGCTTTTTCACTTACTCAGCTCTTATTCTCTCCATTAGCAGGTAGGCTATCCGATTCATTAGGTCGGAAGAAAATTATCGTTTCAGGTATGGTTATTTTTGCAGTATCCGAATTATTGTTCGGTTTAGCTAGTACACCCGTTCTGTTGTTTGCAGCAAGAATGTTGGGAGGAGTTGGAGCCGCTCTTATCATGCCTTCTGTAATGGCATATGTAGCGGATATCTCTTCCACTGAGGAGAGAGGAACTGGGATGGGATTGATTAATGCCGCGATTACTACTGGCTTTATTATTGGTCCCGGTATTGGTGGATTCTTAGCGGAATACGGGCTACGTGTTCCTTTTTATGCAGCGGGTGCTGCTGGTGCAATTGCTGCTTTGATCACTACAATCATCTTGCCAGAATCAACAACATCTGAGCAACGTGTGGCAATGAAGGCGAATGCCGAGAAATCCCAAAGTCTAGTTTCACAGCTCGTATATTCATTCAAGGCTCCATACTTTTTCAGTTTAGTTATTGTATTCGTTATGGCATTTGGCTTAGCTAATTATGAGACTGTCTTTGGATTGTTTGTCGATCATAAATTCGGCTTCACGCCTCAAGATATTGCTGTAATTATAACGTTTGGTTCGATATCAGGAGCTGTAGTTCAGTTAACTATATTCGGATGGATTCTAAACCGTTTTGGCGAGAAAAAAGTCATTTCCGTTTGTCTGTTTTTATCGGGTCTGTTTGTCTTATTAACACTGTTTGTGAACACTTACTGGATGATCATGGCCGTGACATTCATTCTCTTCTTATCCATTGACATCTTACGTCCAGCAATCAGTACGCAAATGTCCAAAATGGCTGAAAAGCAGCAGGGATTTGTTGCTGGTCTGAACTCTGCATATACAAGTCTAGGAAATATCATTGGGCCTATCGTTGCTGGATTATTATTTGATGTTAATATCAATTTCCCATATGTAGCTGCTGCTATCGTATTATTCCTTTGTTTTGGTCTTTCACTTATTTCGAGAAAGAGAAGCCTATCAGTTCAGCATTCGTAA